In Xenopus laevis strain J_2021 chromosome 2S, Xenopus_laevis_v10.1, whole genome shotgun sequence, a genomic segment contains:
- the prkag1.S gene encoding 5'-AMP-activated protein kinase subunit gamma-1 isoform X1: MEPGSVVIETNTQEKCEPASDVLESDSGVYTRFMKNRKCYDLIPISSKLVVFDTSLQVKKAFFALVTNGVRAAPLWDSKKQGFVGMLTITDFINILHRYYKSPMVQIYELEEHKIETWRELYLQDSFKPLVSISPNASLFDAVSSLIKNRIHRLPVISPDSGNTLYILTHKRILKFLKLFMSELEKPDFVTKSLKDLHIGTYENIALVRPDTPVYVALGIFVQRRVSALPVVDNKGRVVDIYSKFDVINLAAEKTYNNLDITVTKALGHRSHYFEGVLKCYEHETLETILNRLVEAEVHRLVVVDENDVAKGIVSLSDILQCLVLTTGGEKSLI; the protein is encoded by the exons ATGGAACCG GGTTCTGTTGTGATCGAAACTAACACGCAGGAGAAATGTGAACCTGCTTCAGATG TGCTGGAATCCGACAGTGGAGTTTACACACGGTTCATGAAGAATCGCAAATGCTACGATCTCATTCCCATCAGCTCAAAGCTTGTTGTTTTTGATACCTCCCTTCAG GTGAAGAAAGCATTCTTTGCTCTAGTCACTAATGGGGTAAGAGCTGCACCACTCTGGGATAGCAAAAAGCAAGGCTTTGTAG GCATGCTAACCATAACAGACTTCATCAATATTCTTCATCGCTACTACAAGTCACCCATG GTACAGATTTATGAGCTGGAGGAACATAAAATTGAGACATGGAGAG AGCTTTACTTGCAGGATTCCTTTAAGCCTCTGGTTAGCATTTCACCCAATGCAAG TCTGTTTGATGCTGTCTCATCACTGATAAAGAACCGTATACACCGTCTTCCTGTCATCTCTCCTGACTCGGGGAATACTCTGTACATCCTGACACACAAACGCATCCTGAAATTCCTTAAGCTTTTT ATGTCTGAACTTGAAAAACCTGATTTTGTGACCAAATCTCTTAAGGATCTTCACATCGGCACTTATGAAAATATTGCCCTTGTTCGCCCGGACACTCCAGTGTATGTTGCTTTAGGCATCTTCGTGCAGAGGCGGGTGTCTGCTTTGCCAGTTGTGGATAATAAAG GACGCGTTGTAGATATATATTCCAAGTTTGATGTCATT AATCTGGCGGCTGAGAAGACGTACAATAACCTTGACATCACGGTGACCAAAGCTCTGGGCCATCGTTCCCATTACTTTGAAGGTGTTCTGAAATGTTATGAGCATGAAACACTTGAGACTATCCTCAACCGGCTGGTAGAAGCAGAG GTTCACCGGCTGGTTGTGGTTGATGAGAATGATGTAGCCAAGGGGATTGTCTCTCTTTCAGACATATTACAGTGTTTGGTTTTGACAACTGGGG GTGAGAAGAGCTTAATTTAA
- the prkag1.S gene encoding 5'-AMP-activated protein kinase subunit gamma-1 isoform X2, translated as MKNRKCYDLIPISSKLVVFDTSLQVKKAFFALVTNGVRAAPLWDSKKQGFVGMLTITDFINILHRYYKSPMVQIYELEEHKIETWRELYLQDSFKPLVSISPNASLFDAVSSLIKNRIHRLPVISPDSGNTLYILTHKRILKFLKLFMSELEKPDFVTKSLKDLHIGTYENIALVRPDTPVYVALGIFVQRRVSALPVVDNKGRVVDIYSKFDVINLAAEKTYNNLDITVTKALGHRSHYFEGVLKCYEHETLETILNRLVEAEVHRLVVVDENDVAKGIVSLSDILQCLVLTTGGEKSLI; from the exons ATGAAGAATCGCAAATGCTACGATCTCATTCCCATCAGCTCAAAGCTTGTTGTTTTTGATACCTCCCTTCAG GTGAAGAAAGCATTCTTTGCTCTAGTCACTAATGGGGTAAGAGCTGCACCACTCTGGGATAGCAAAAAGCAAGGCTTTGTAG GCATGCTAACCATAACAGACTTCATCAATATTCTTCATCGCTACTACAAGTCACCCATG GTACAGATTTATGAGCTGGAGGAACATAAAATTGAGACATGGAGAG AGCTTTACTTGCAGGATTCCTTTAAGCCTCTGGTTAGCATTTCACCCAATGCAAG TCTGTTTGATGCTGTCTCATCACTGATAAAGAACCGTATACACCGTCTTCCTGTCATCTCTCCTGACTCGGGGAATACTCTGTACATCCTGACACACAAACGCATCCTGAAATTCCTTAAGCTTTTT ATGTCTGAACTTGAAAAACCTGATTTTGTGACCAAATCTCTTAAGGATCTTCACATCGGCACTTATGAAAATATTGCCCTTGTTCGCCCGGACACTCCAGTGTATGTTGCTTTAGGCATCTTCGTGCAGAGGCGGGTGTCTGCTTTGCCAGTTGTGGATAATAAAG GACGCGTTGTAGATATATATTCCAAGTTTGATGTCATT AATCTGGCGGCTGAGAAGACGTACAATAACCTTGACATCACGGTGACCAAAGCTCTGGGCCATCGTTCCCATTACTTTGAAGGTGTTCTGAAATGTTATGAGCATGAAACACTTGAGACTATCCTCAACCGGCTGGTAGAAGCAGAG GTTCACCGGCTGGTTGTGGTTGATGAGAATGATGTAGCCAAGGGGATTGTCTCTCTTTCAGACATATTACAGTGTTTGGTTTTGACAACTGGGG GTGAGAAGAGCTTAATTTAA